The Picrophilus oshimae DSM 9789 genome includes a window with the following:
- a CDS encoding EamA family transporter — protein MIELALPFIVLLIWTASNSLIKSISGRMNSDLIAVTVIGAGIIPMIMSLLFDPAKLSDTVLFLGISSGFFLGLGYILFYKSLKSENLGSAGVTINMQQVIIISFSLFVLKERVSSLILPAVILIITGSLLVTLQGKFRINKYLLLAAIANISWGIYYMPLSFAILSIRSSYVPLLIARISGFVITLIAFESIFMYKKIRDKKGNLVHYSKKYRNIVSYSFGLAVVAGILDGTGNVFYSISISSGFLVIAGALVAILPATLAITGSLIFKEKLSIKQLFGIILSIAGALLIV, from the coding sequence ATGATAGAGCTGGCGCTTCCATTCATTGTGCTATTAATATGGACCGCATCCAACAGTCTTATAAAGTCCATATCCGGCAGGATGAACAGTGATCTTATAGCCGTCACTGTTATAGGTGCAGGTATAATCCCGATGATAATGTCTTTGCTTTTTGATCCGGCAAAATTAAGCGATACCGTTTTATTTTTAGGAATATCATCAGGATTCTTCCTCGGACTTGGCTATATACTCTTCTATAAATCGTTAAAATCAGAAAATCTTGGAAGTGCTGGTGTAACAATAAACATGCAGCAGGTTATAATAATATCATTCAGCCTCTTTGTTTTAAAGGAAAGGGTATCATCACTGATACTGCCGGCCGTTATATTAATAATAACCGGGTCCCTGCTTGTGACGCTCCAGGGCAAATTCAGGATAAATAAATATTTATTGCTTGCAGCAATAGCAAATATCTCCTGGGGTATATATTATATGCCGTTATCATTTGCAATACTTTCGATAAGATCATCATATGTACCGCTTTTAATAGCAAGGATTTCAGGATTTGTAATAACTTTAATAGCATTTGAGTCCATATTTATGTATAAAAAAATAAGGGATAAAAAAGGCAATTTAGTACATTATAGTAAAAAATATAGAAACATAGTATCATACTCCTTTGGGCTTGCAGTTGTTGCAGGCATACTGGATGGCACTGGCAATGTATTCTATTCAATTTCAATATCCTCTGGATTCCTTGTTATAGCAGGTGCACTTGTTGCAATATTACCGGCCACTCTTGCAATTACAGGCTCACTAATATTTAAGGAAAAATTATCAATAAAACAGCTATTTGGTATAATTCTATCCATAGCCGGCGCTCTTCTTATCGTTTAA
- the sdx gene encoding sulredoxin: MAWKKILGAKALENAGNSLSVRIDNDTVVFIARVDGKLYAMNGICTHLRCILGKVTDDKKHVRCPCHLAEFELETGKMVKPPYIAPDSPMEKLGLKTYNIKEEDGFLQIDY, translated from the coding sequence ATGGCATGGAAGAAGATTCTGGGTGCAAAGGCCCTTGAAAATGCAGGAAACAGTCTTTCTGTGCGCATAGACAACGATACTGTTGTTTTTATAGCCAGGGTTGATGGAAAACTTTACGCAATGAATGGTATATGTACACATTTAAGGTGCATACTTGGAAAGGTAACCGATGATAAAAAGCATGTAAGATGCCCATGCCATCTTGCCGAATTTGAACTCGAAACAGGAAAGATGGTAAAGCCACCATACATAGCACCGGACTCACCAATGGAAAAGCTGGGTCTAAAGACATATAATATAAAGGAAGAGGATGGCTTCCTGCAAATAGATTATTAA